One Streptomyces sp. NBC_01217 genomic region harbors:
- a CDS encoding WXG100 family type VII secretion target: protein MATPTGDTAALTASLRTGALEAEPLARAVRQPAEVGGKVLVAKEKGSGGSRNNSGGQGGTMSPGEFQVALGELRRAIGVVRGESEQISGLIGQIENHFEAAHTSWQSPSASSFEVMSSWFARASRELEALLRDMASRMQTAYDNYAAAEHANTQNSGG, encoded by the coding sequence ATGGCGACGCCGACAGGGGACACTGCCGCATTGACCGCGTCACTTCGAACGGGGGCCCTCGAAGCGGAACCGCTCGCTCGTGCGGTGCGGCAACCCGCCGAGGTCGGCGGAAAGGTGCTGGTCGCGAAAGAGAAGGGCTCGGGCGGCAGTCGCAATAATTCAGGTGGCCAAGGCGGCACGATGTCCCCGGGCGAGTTCCAGGTCGCGCTGGGCGAACTCAGGCGTGCGATCGGTGTCGTACGGGGGGAGAGCGAGCAGATATCGGGCCTGATCGGCCAGATCGAGAACCATTTCGAGGCGGCCCACACCTCCTGGCAGAGTCCTTCCGCGTCGTCGTTCGAGGTGATGTCGAGCTGGTTCGCGAGGGCCTCTCGCGAACTGGAGGCACTACTGCGGGACATGGCGAGCCGCATGCAGACCGCCTATGACAACTACGCAGCCGCCGAGCACGCCAACACCCA
- a CDS encoding right-handed parallel beta-helix repeat-containing protein: MKRNALRVADRGWGTYRTVTAAVRAAGEGTVIHVQPGVYRESLVLDRDVTVVAEKGPGTVRIVAAHGPAASVSGGAPVLRELTLEGGTDREGPAVLVGGGAPVLDHCAVSGGRVEVTRDAAELRSCTIEDTEGPGVHITGTAAAVLEDCVIRSTAGHGMTLSDAARVEMRRTTVERVAGCGIVLTGESRGTFDDCTIRHVGDAALLVQTPARPLLRGCRLHDTKAQGVRIADAPRAAAAASESAAEGDAAAAGREDLRIRLEKCEIFRTGREGVLAGGAAELRIHDCHIRETGGAGVIVMGTGRVELDQTRVVDVPGTGLAAVEGADLQVHRGTVARTGANGVHATDRCTVRLTECEISTTAYTALHFAGSARVELRSCTVRDSAQHAVRVEGAADFTAEDTRVERARMTGVDIKDADAVLRRCVISETETGIRLDSRHRPLLEGCEVLRPSKTGIEIAAGTGAVVLGGRVDGSGSAGVFLDERSEPWIEELTIADAKGSGLVIWTGAKPRVRSVTIAGAAKNGVYVGDGAEGLLEDCAVSATGYPAVHVGAKASPVLRRCLVHDTDEDLSQADDAAARFEQCRSSNVKSATMPTADKGEVAAAVGAVGAARGAAGGQAAEVSVQERVGEDRLPELLAELERLVGLEGVKREVASMAKLMQMVKRRQEAGLQPPPLSRHLIFAGNPGTGKTTVARLYGRLLAALGLLASGHLVEADRSALVGEYVGHTGPKTTAVFRQALGGVLFIDEAYALAPAGQSNDFGQEAVSTLVKLMEDHRDDVVVIAAGYPEDMERFIDSNPGLASRFTRTLRFDDYASTDLVRIVEHQASQHEYRLGEETAAALLTHFDSIERTERFGNGRTARQAFQQMTERHAMRVADLAEVGDEDLTVLLPADVPTVVA; the protein is encoded by the coding sequence GTGAAGCGCAACGCGCTGCGGGTGGCGGACCGAGGCTGGGGCACCTACCGCACCGTCACGGCCGCCGTCCGGGCAGCCGGTGAGGGCACGGTGATCCACGTCCAGCCGGGGGTCTACCGCGAGTCCCTGGTCCTGGACCGCGACGTCACCGTCGTCGCGGAGAAGGGCCCCGGCACGGTGCGCATCGTGGCCGCGCACGGCCCCGCCGCCAGTGTGAGCGGCGGCGCGCCCGTGCTGCGAGAGCTGACGCTCGAGGGCGGTACGGACCGCGAAGGACCAGCGGTGCTCGTCGGCGGCGGCGCGCCGGTGCTCGACCACTGCGCGGTGTCCGGCGGCCGGGTCGAAGTCACCCGCGACGCCGCCGAACTGCGCTCGTGCACCATCGAGGACACCGAAGGCCCCGGTGTCCACATCACCGGAACCGCGGCCGCGGTCCTCGAGGACTGCGTGATCCGGTCGACGGCCGGGCACGGCATGACGCTGAGCGACGCCGCCCGGGTGGAGATGCGCCGCACCACCGTCGAACGGGTCGCCGGGTGCGGCATCGTGTTGACCGGGGAGTCCCGGGGCACCTTCGACGACTGCACGATCCGGCACGTCGGCGACGCGGCGCTGCTGGTGCAGACCCCGGCGCGCCCCCTGCTGCGCGGCTGTCGGCTGCATGACACGAAGGCCCAGGGGGTGCGGATCGCCGACGCCCCCCGCGCCGCGGCCGCCGCCTCGGAATCCGCCGCCGAGGGGGACGCCGCAGCGGCCGGCCGCGAGGACCTGCGGATCCGGCTGGAGAAGTGCGAGATCTTCCGGACCGGGCGAGAAGGCGTACTGGCGGGCGGCGCCGCCGAGCTCCGGATACACGACTGCCACATCCGGGAGACGGGCGGAGCGGGGGTGATCGTCATGGGCACCGGCCGGGTGGAGCTCGACCAGACACGCGTGGTCGATGTGCCCGGGACCGGCCTGGCCGCCGTGGAGGGCGCCGATTTGCAGGTGCACCGCGGCACCGTGGCCCGTACCGGGGCCAACGGCGTGCACGCGACGGACCGCTGCACTGTCCGGCTCACCGAGTGCGAGATCTCCACCACCGCGTACACGGCCCTGCACTTCGCCGGAAGCGCCCGCGTGGAACTGCGTTCCTGCACGGTGCGGGACAGCGCGCAGCACGCGGTGCGGGTGGAGGGTGCGGCGGACTTCACCGCCGAGGACACCCGGGTGGAGCGGGCGCGGATGACGGGCGTCGACATCAAGGACGCCGACGCGGTGCTGCGCCGGTGCGTGATCAGCGAGACGGAGACCGGCATCCGCCTGGACAGCCGGCACCGGCCACTGCTGGAGGGCTGCGAGGTGCTCCGGCCCTCGAAGACGGGCATCGAGATCGCCGCCGGTACCGGCGCGGTGGTGCTCGGCGGGCGGGTCGACGGCTCGGGGTCGGCCGGAGTCTTCCTCGACGAGCGCAGTGAGCCCTGGATCGAGGAACTGACCATAGCCGACGCCAAGGGCAGCGGACTGGTGATCTGGACCGGGGCCAAGCCCCGGGTGCGGTCGGTGACGATCGCGGGCGCCGCGAAGAACGGCGTATACGTGGGCGACGGCGCCGAGGGGCTGCTGGAGGACTGCGCGGTCTCCGCCACCGGCTATCCGGCGGTGCACGTGGGGGCGAAGGCCTCCCCCGTGCTGCGCCGGTGCCTGGTGCACGACACGGACGAGGACCTGTCGCAGGCCGACGACGCGGCGGCCCGTTTCGAGCAGTGCCGCAGCAGCAACGTCAAGTCCGCCACCATGCCGACGGCCGACAAGGGCGAAGTGGCCGCCGCGGTGGGCGCGGTGGGTGCCGCGCGCGGCGCGGCCGGCGGGCAGGCCGCCGAGGTAAGCGTCCAGGAGCGGGTCGGCGAGGACCGGTTGCCGGAGCTGCTGGCCGAACTCGAGCGGCTGGTGGGTCTGGAGGGCGTCAAGCGCGAAGTGGCCTCCATGGCCAAGCTGATGCAGATGGTCAAGCGACGTCAGGAGGCGGGGCTGCAGCCTCCGCCGCTGAGCCGACACCTGATCTTCGCCGGCAACCCGGGCACCGGCAAGACGACGGTGGCGCGGCTCTACGGTCGCCTGCTCGCGGCGCTCGGGCTGCTGGCCAGTGGACACCTGGTGGAGGCCGACCGCAGCGCGCTGGTGGGCGAGTACGTCGGCCACACCGGGCCGAAGACCACCGCGGTCTTCCGGCAGGCGCTGGGCGGCGTGCTGTTCATCGACGAGGCGTACGCCCTGGCACCGGCGGGGCAGAGCAACGACTTCGGGCAGGAGGCCGTCTCCACCCTGGTGAAGCTGATGGAGGACCACCGCGACGACGTGGTGGTGATCGCGGCCGGCTACCCGGAGGACATGGAGCGCTTCATCGACTCCAACCCTGGTCTGGCCTCACGCTTCACCCGCACACTGCGCTTCGACGACTACGCGTCGACGGACCTGGTGCGGATCGTGGAACACCAGGCGTCCCAGCACGAGTACCGGCTCGGCGAGGAGACGGCGGCGGCGCTGCTGACCCACTTCGACTCCATCGAGCGGACGGAGCGTTTCGGCAACGGGCGCACCGCCCGCCAGGCCTTCCAGCAGATGACCGAGCGGCACGCCATGCGGGTGGCCGACCTGGCCGAGGTCGGCGACGAGGACCTGACGGTGCTGCTGCCGGCCGACGTGCCCACGGTGGTGGCCTGA
- the eccD gene encoding type VII secretion integral membrane protein EccD, producing MENERCHVTVVGARRRVDLAVPAHAAIAEYTPTLLGLVGQVEFDETFPPVWSLALPGAPPFSPEASLRESGVADGATLYLRDAAVGEFDEPVVTDLEESVGKVGDDVAVWGWRPRAYTTLVLGILTLIAGFVTLTWSDVGATIRPATGVGAMVVAFSLTLLTWHATRQRWSLPLGLRLIIAYSAVPLLAVAAASVPVATVNTGSMLLALSVGGVIGALAGLLAVRHATTLMAVAITVLALVLTASLTLGQVTLLEASAVVAITMMAVLGAAPKAAGHFAVLAGPDSGGADAYADEAGVLHLVKRGQRLLIGTNTLGSLVVAACLMVLGSAHQSFAVALTGCLGLTLILRAGRLTIAAAVVPLVAAGTIGLATAVIKAPGNFGAPIWTGPVALLGAAVLALAFGLSRVFRADATEERPSWIDPLAGFFLVISVPLAVGVFGVYTSLLHSGQTP from the coding sequence GTGGAGAATGAACGCTGCCATGTGACCGTGGTGGGAGCGCGGCGGCGGGTGGACCTCGCGGTGCCCGCGCACGCGGCCATCGCCGAGTACACCCCGACCTTGCTCGGACTCGTGGGTCAGGTGGAGTTTGACGAAACCTTTCCTCCGGTCTGGTCGCTGGCCCTGCCCGGCGCCCCGCCGTTCTCGCCGGAGGCCTCCCTGCGGGAGTCCGGCGTCGCGGACGGCGCCACGCTGTACCTGCGGGACGCTGCCGTGGGGGAGTTCGACGAGCCCGTGGTCACCGACCTCGAGGAGTCGGTCGGGAAGGTCGGCGACGACGTCGCCGTGTGGGGTTGGCGGCCGCGTGCCTACACCACCCTGGTCCTCGGCATCCTGACCCTCATCGCGGGGTTCGTGACGCTGACCTGGTCGGACGTCGGCGCCACCATCCGGCCGGCCACCGGCGTCGGCGCGATGGTCGTCGCGTTCTCGCTGACCCTGCTGACCTGGCACGCCACCCGCCAGCGCTGGTCGCTCCCGCTGGGCCTGCGGCTGATCATCGCGTACTCGGCCGTTCCGCTGCTCGCTGTGGCCGCCGCCTCCGTACCGGTGGCGACGGTGAACACCGGTTCCATGTTGCTGGCGTTGAGTGTCGGGGGCGTGATCGGCGCGCTCGCCGGCCTGCTGGCCGTCCGCCACGCGACGACGCTGATGGCAGTGGCGATCACCGTCCTTGCCCTCGTACTGACCGCGAGCCTGACCCTCGGCCAGGTCACGTTGCTGGAGGCCTCCGCCGTGGTGGCCATCACGATGATGGCCGTGCTCGGCGCCGCCCCCAAGGCCGCCGGGCACTTCGCGGTCCTGGCCGGGCCGGACTCCGGCGGCGCGGACGCCTACGCCGACGAGGCCGGCGTGCTGCACCTGGTGAAGCGGGGACAGCGGCTGCTTATCGGAACGAACACCCTGGGATCCCTCGTCGTCGCCGCGTGTCTGATGGTCCTGGGCTCCGCGCACCAGTCCTTCGCGGTGGCCCTGACCGGCTGCCTCGGCCTCACGCTCATCCTGCGGGCGGGGCGGCTGACCATAGCTGCGGCGGTCGTCCCCTTGGTGGCCGCGGGAACGATCGGCCTGGCGACCGCAGTGATCAAGGCCCCGGGCAACTTCGGCGCACCGATCTGGACCGGTCCCGTCGCGCTGCTCGGCGCGGCCGTGCTCGCCCTGGCCTTCGGCCTGAGCAGGGTGTTCCGCGCGGACGCCACCGAGGAACGCCCCTCCTGGATCGACCCGCTCGCCGGGTTCTTCCTGGTGATCTCCGTGCCGCTCGCGGTGGGTGTCTTCGGCGTCTACACGTCGCTGCTGCACTCGGGACAGACGCCGTGA
- a CDS encoding WXG100 family type VII secretion target, with protein MPIYVGQDLETAGHDLNASAEHIMGELHALRARIRSLIDTWNAQSAGEYQMRMHEWDMAAVGLFGSEEEDGVLGEIAHVMRVNWGNYAGAEEANIKTWNATH; from the coding sequence ATGCCCATCTATGTCGGTCAGGACCTGGAGACTGCGGGGCATGACCTCAACGCCTCGGCCGAGCACATCATGGGCGAACTGCACGCCCTGCGGGCCCGGATCCGGTCGCTGATCGACACATGGAACGCCCAGTCCGCAGGCGAGTACCAGATGCGCATGCACGAGTGGGACATGGCCGCCGTCGGCCTCTTCGGCAGCGAGGAGGAGGACGGCGTGCTCGGCGAGATCGCCCATGTGATGCGCGTGAACTGGGGCAATTATGCCGGGGCCGAGGAAGCGAACATCAAGACGTGGAACGCCACGCACTGA
- a CDS encoding WXG100 family type VII secretion target, producing the protein MAATDGGDIGFKGSDGVLYQTTPEDLKVKAGDIRTTEQTVQAELDALKSYVVGLEAKWKGVASSTFQELMKEWDTYAAQLQNALLAIANGLDSTADNYLGSEHSNLKNLSAVNLPKANLV; encoded by the coding sequence ATGGCGGCGACCGACGGCGGGGATATCGGTTTCAAGGGCTCGGACGGCGTCCTGTACCAGACGACGCCCGAGGACCTGAAGGTCAAGGCGGGGGACATCCGCACCACCGAACAGACCGTCCAGGCGGAACTCGACGCACTGAAGAGCTACGTCGTCGGCCTGGAGGCGAAGTGGAAGGGTGTCGCCTCCAGCACCTTCCAGGAGCTCATGAAGGAGTGGGACACGTACGCGGCGCAATTGCAGAACGCGCTTCTCGCCATCGCGAACGGCCTGGACTCCACCGCGGACAACTACTTGGGCTCCGAGCACTCGAACCTGAAGAACCTCAGCGCCGTGAACCTGCCGAAGGCGAACCTGGTTTGA
- a CDS encoding transposase — MTGTDPAALAVGRLRSDRVMLRDPGPVRPGPRGGRPRRHGGVLTFAKPDSWHQPDVTTSTDTTHYGKAEAMAWDRMHPRLTHRGPWLDHAEEELPVLHGTLVRLQVERGSVRPPV; from the coding sequence GTGACCGGGACGGACCCGGCCGCCCTGGCCGTCGGGCGCCTGCGCTCGGACCGGGTCATGCTCCGCGACCCAGGCCCGGTCCGCCCCGGGCCGAGGGGCGGGCGGCCCCGTCGGCACGGCGGCGTCCTCACCTTCGCCAAGCCCGACAGCTGGCACCAGCCCGACGTCACCACCAGCACGGACACCACCCACTACGGCAAGGCCGAGGCGATGGCCTGGGACCGGATGCACCCCAGACTCACCCACCGCGGCCCGTGGCTGGACCACGCCGAGGAGGAACTGCCCGTCCTGCACGGCACGCTGGTGCGGCTACAGGTCGAGCGCGGGTCTGTACGCCCACCGGTGTAA
- a CDS encoding transposase — MGSKQRTYTPEFREGAVRIVIETGRPIPEVAEEPGVHSGTLHSWVSRWRRNGSASSDRPAEPAPGGRIREAERAELERLRREMSEKNKRIRELEMERDVLKRCMVLWVK; from the coding sequence ATGGGGTCCAAGCAACGGACGTACACGCCCGAGTTTCGTGAGGGTGCTGTACGCATTGTGATCGAGACGGGCAGGCCGATCCCGGAGGTCGCCGAGGAACCCGGCGTCCACTCCGGCACGCTGCACAGCTGGGTGTCGCGGTGGCGGCGCAACGGGTCGGCGTCGTCCGACCGGCCGGCCGAGCCCGCGCCGGGTGGCCGGATCCGCGAGGCCGAGCGGGCCGAGCTGGAGCGGCTGCGGCGGGAGATGAGCGAGAAGAACAAGCGGATACGCGAGCTGGAGATGGAGCGTGATGTCCTCAAGCGATGCATGGTCCTCTGGGTGAAGTGA
- a CDS encoding GNAT family N-acetyltransferase — protein sequence MSLSVPLDGSGRLLPAHTLDNVAWAALTGPHAAFAQRRGSAARYAREVSPFAALADPDDPGAWEDLAGLFESGEETFLPGITHAPAGWTVSKAIPGVEMVGASVRAETDPEAVRLGPADVPDMLDLVARAQPGPFREKTVTLGAYFGFRWEGRLVAMAGERLHAPGWTEISAVCTDPDFRGQGLAGRLVRTVAAHIHERGDTSYLQAAAANCAAIRLYESLGFALRRHTQLTAVRAP from the coding sequence ATGAGCCTTTCCGTCCCGCTTGACGGGTCCGGCCGCCTTTTGCCAGCCCATACGCTTGACAACGTTGCCTGGGCGGCGCTCACCGGGCCTCACGCGGCCTTCGCGCAGAGACGGGGGAGCGCTGCCCGCTATGCGCGGGAGGTCTCTCCGTTCGCTGCTCTGGCCGATCCGGATGATCCTGGAGCCTGGGAGGACCTCGCGGGCCTGTTCGAGTCGGGGGAAGAAACGTTTCTTCCCGGCATCACGCACGCTCCCGCCGGGTGGACCGTTTCCAAGGCGATCCCAGGCGTCGAAATGGTAGGCGCCTCCGTCCGTGCGGAGACGGATCCGGAGGCCGTGCGACTCGGCCCGGCCGATGTGCCGGACATGCTCGACCTGGTGGCGCGGGCGCAACCGGGTCCTTTCCGCGAGAAGACGGTGACACTGGGGGCGTATTTCGGGTTCAGGTGGGAGGGCAGACTCGTCGCGATGGCCGGCGAGAGGCTGCATGCCCCGGGCTGGACCGAGATCAGCGCCGTGTGCACGGACCCGGACTTCCGTGGCCAGGGACTGGCAGGCCGGCTGGTGCGCACGGTCGCCGCCCACATACACGAGCGAGGTGACACGTCGTATCTGCAGGCCGCCGCAGCCAATTGCGCAGCGATCCGGCTTTACGAATCGCTGGGGTTCGCACTTCGTCGTCACACCCAGTTGACGGCGGTCAGGGCGCCGTGA
- a CDS encoding hemerythrin domain-containing protein has protein sequence MADVRDMYMAHAMLRREFRLLPQLVRDVKPSDVERAKAVGAHADHICFLLHLHHEGEDLLLWPLLLERAGDKAAAIVPTMEEQHGAIERHYTEVTELLPQWRATAQQGERLAGAIERLLSALVEHLMLEEKEILPLAGQYVTAAEWKQLGAHGMAKTPPETMPLALGMAMYEADPEVFEDLLADVPEPARLVLTDSAQRAYADHAQRLYGTSTPPRVGN, from the coding sequence ATGGCGGATGTCAGAGACATGTACATGGCACACGCCATGTTGCGCCGGGAGTTCCGCCTGCTTCCGCAGTTGGTGCGGGACGTGAAGCCGAGCGATGTCGAGCGCGCGAAAGCCGTCGGGGCTCACGCCGACCACATCTGTTTCCTGCTGCACCTGCACCACGAGGGCGAGGACCTGCTGCTCTGGCCGCTCCTGCTCGAGCGTGCGGGCGACAAGGCAGCGGCGATCGTGCCCACGATGGAGGAGCAGCACGGCGCCATTGAGCGGCATTACACAGAGGTGACCGAACTCCTGCCGCAGTGGCGTGCCACGGCGCAGCAGGGCGAGCGACTCGCCGGTGCCATCGAGCGGTTGCTGTCGGCGCTGGTGGAGCACCTGATGCTGGAAGAGAAGGAGATCCTTCCCCTCGCCGGGCAGTACGTCACCGCGGCCGAGTGGAAGCAACTCGGTGCGCACGGAATGGCGAAGACTCCCCCGGAGACCATGCCGCTGGCCCTCGGCATGGCGATGTACGAGGCCGACCCCGAAGTGTTCGAGGATCTGCTCGCCGACGTGCCCGAACCCGCCCGCCTGGTCCTGACCGACTCGGCACAGCGCGCCTACGCCGACCACGCGCAGCGCCTGTACGGCACCAGCACCCCACCCCGCGTCGGTAACTGA
- a CDS encoding MFS transporter — MTTSVRPRPPSAFAVMVVGAAAGFRLLGHLSDRLGRRIIVPALGVGIVSAVVLAARPDLPGLIVGRLITGVAVGLMASMVTTYLSDLHHEAYPERGGSPVSAEVASVANLGGLAFGPSSPEPSPHGFPLRWSPATSSSPPP, encoded by the coding sequence GTGACCACTTCGGTCCGACCGAGGCCACCATCCGCCTTCGCGGTCATGGTCGTCGGGGCGGCGGCCGGCTTCCGCCTGCTCGGTCACCTATCCGACCGGCTCGGCCGCCGCATCATCGTTCCGGCGCTCGGCGTCGGCATCGTCTCGGCCGTCGTCCTTGCCGCACGGCCGGACCTGCCGGGTCTGATCGTCGGGCGCCTGATCACCGGCGTGGCAGTGGGACTGATGGCCTCGATGGTCACGACCTACCTCTCCGACTTGCACCACGAGGCCTACCCCGAGCGGGGCGGATCGCCGGTGTCCGCCGAGGTCGCCTCCGTCGCCAACCTCGGCGGCCTGGCATTTGGCCCCTCGTCTCCGGAGCCCTCGCCGCATGGGTTCCCGCTCCGCTGGTCACCAGCTACGTCGTCTTCACCGCCGCCATGA